Sequence from the Nitrosopumilus maritimus SCM1 genome:
AGAGTATGGTCAAGCTGGTCAAAACCGACGCCGATGGGTTTTATCAGAATGTTTACAATGGTTGCAGGAATATTGTTGATACTTTCATCAGTACCAGCTGGTGTTGCATCAATTGATCCAGAATTAGCTGAGGCAGATACTACATTTGTTGCAAAGATAACTGATCAAGTAATTATCGGTCAGTTTGTTGCAGGAGTATTACCAATATTGTGGACAGGACTTGGTGCAATCTTTGCAGGAACTTTACTTAGTAACTGGATTGGAGGAGTACCAAGACAAATCAGCGACATATTGAGAATAATTGTGCTCATAGCTTTGTATCCAACAATCTACCAGTTTACAAACATCATGATTTCTGATGTGAGTTCATTTACATTGATTCCTCCACTTTTAGGGGGACTGGCAGCAACCTTGGTTTCAGCCACAATTCTCTTCAAAAAATACAGAAAACACAAAGACCAAGAGATGGTTTCTGATTAATTCAGACCATTTCTAGGCTGAATTTTGCAAAAACACTGATATCTTTAGTTGCAGACTAACCATCAAAAGGTGAATCAGTATTAGTAAAATCAAAGATGTACTCCTCCAATTATCGGGTCTTTACAAAATTTATGGAAAAAGACTAGAAAGTGAGATTCAAACTGGAGACATTCCAAATCATGTTGCATTAATTTTAGATGGAAATCGTAGATGGGCCAAAAGACATCTGTCACTTCCAAAGGCAGGACACTGGAAGGGAGCTGATGCAGTAGAGAACCTTCTTGATTGGTGTGAAGAGTTTAACATCAAAATTGTAACGCTGTATGCATTATCAGCTGAAAACTTGGATAGAAATGATGAAGAACTTGATCATCTCTACGAGTTAATTCGCATGAGGTTAGAAAAGCTGTACAACGATCCACGAATTCATCGATCAAAGATGAGAGTAAAGGGTATTGGAAGAATAGAGTTGCTGCCTGATTCCATCAAAGAGATTTTACAAAAGTTAGATGATGCTACTAAAGACTATGACAATCATTTCCTAAACATTGCACTAGCATATGGTGGACAGTATGAACTAGTTGATGCTGTCAAAAAGATAGGTGAAAAAATCAAAGACGGTCAGTTAGATGTTGAAAAGATTACAAAAAAAGAGATTGAATCAAACTTGTATACATCACACTTGCCACAGTCATCACCAGACATGATTTTGAGAACATCAGGTGAAAAAAGACTCAGTGGGTTTTTGATGTGGCAAAGCGCATACAGTGAATTAGTTTTTATGGATATCTTTTGGCCAGAGTTTAGGAAAATAGATTTGATGCGAGCCATTAGAACATTTCAAGAAAGAAAAAGAAGATTAGGAAAATGATTGAAGAGACATCAGCAGGAATAGTATTGTTTAGAAAAGAGGACTCTAAGAATTTGTTTTTACTTTTACATTATCCATCAGGTCATTGGGATTTTGTAAAAGGTAAGATGGAAAAAGGTGAATCAACACATGAAACTGCAGTAAGAGAAACAAAAGAAGAGACAGGGATAACTGATGTGAATTTTGTAGAAGGGTTTGAAGAGTGGATAGAATACAATTTTCAATATCAAAAGGAGCTTGTTCACAAAAAAGTTGTCTTCTTTTTGGCGGAAACTACAACTAAAGAAGTAAACATTTCACATGAGCATCTTGATTACACATGGATGGATTACAATACTGCAATGGAAAAGACTACGTTTGATAATGCAAAGACAGTTCTAACTAAAGCTCAGATGCTACTTTCCAAGACTGTCTAGCTGCAAATCTTTTGCAATATCAGTTGGTTTTTTTGCATTTAGAATTGTTCTTCCAACAATTAGATAATTTGTTCCAGCAGAGATAACTTCACTTGCATTACCACCTTGTGTTCCAACACCTGGAGAAAAGATACTGAGTTTTCGTCCAGCCTTTTTTGAGCAGTACTGGATAATTTTTGGAAAAGTTGCACCAACTACAATTCCATCAACTTTTGCTTCCAGTGCCCAATCTAAGAATAGTTGATAGAGTTGCTGCTTTTTTCGCATCTTTACTTCCATGTCGTATGATAATTTAGCCTCAGGGGCGCTCATATGACACAAGGTGATGACTCCTTTGCCATTTTTGTGGGCAGATTTTACCAGATTTTTCAGACTATCTAGTCCCATGATAGGATTTGCAATGACTGCATCAAAACCCATCTTCCACAAATTTTCTGTAGTAACACGATTTGTGTTGCCAATATCATTTAGTTTAATGTCGGCAATTGTTTGAAGACCATACCTATGAGCTGTTTTGTTTATGTTGAGGACTTGTTTGCTACTTAGTGGAAGTAACAAATGAAAATTTAGTTTTACTGCACAAAGATACGGATGTAATTTTTTGATATTAGAGATTGTTTTTGTTTCTAAATTTTTTACAGATGGATCATAGTCATTAGCAAGAATTACTTTGCCATTTGTTTTTGCGATCTGAGAAAGTCTAGTTTTGAAGGTGAGCATAATCAACTAATGGATGAGTGTCTTTTAATTTTATTATTTTGATGTATGAATAACCGTGTTCAGATGGATTA
This genomic interval carries:
- the uppS gene encoding polyprenyl diphosphate synthase, whose translation is MPNHVALILDGNRRWAKRHLSLPKAGHWKGADAVENLLDWCEEFNIKIVTLYALSAENLDRNDEELDHLYELIRMRLEKLYNDPRIHRSKMRVKGIGRIELLPDSIKEILQKLDDATKDYDNHFLNIALAYGGQYELVDAVKKIGEKIKDGQLDVEKITKKEIESNLYTSHLPQSSPDMILRTSGEKRLSGFLMWQSAYSELVFMDIFWPEFRKIDLMRAIRTFQERKRRLGK
- a CDS encoding orotidine 5'-phosphate decarboxylase — translated: MLTFKTRLSQIAKTNGKVILANDYDPSVKNLETKTISNIKKLHPYLCAVKLNFHLLLPLSSKQVLNINKTAHRYGLQTIADIKLNDIGNTNRVTTENLWKMGFDAVIANPIMGLDSLKNLVKSAHKNGKGVITLCHMSAPEAKLSYDMEVKMRKKQQLYQLFLDWALEAKVDGIVVGATFPKIIQYCSKKAGRKLSIFSPGVGTQGGNASEVISAGTNYLIVGRTILNAKKPTDIAKDLQLDSLGK
- a CDS encoding bis(5'-nucleosyl)-tetraphosphatase, which produces MIEETSAGIVLFRKEDSKNLFLLLHYPSGHWDFVKGKMEKGESTHETAVRETKEETGITDVNFVEGFEEWIEYNFQYQKELVHKKVVFFLAETTTKEVNISHEHLDYTWMDYNTAMEKTTFDNAKTVLTKAQMLLSKTV